Proteins encoded together in one Bacteroides ovatus window:
- a CDS encoding SDR family oxidoreductase: MKALFIGGTGTISTDVVALAQQRGWEITLLNRGSKKMPEGIHSIIADINDEEAVAKAIALEHYDVVAQFIGYTAEDVKRDIRLFQNKTRQYIFISSASAYQKPLTDYRITESTPLVNPYWQYSRNKIEAEEVLMSAYRTSGFPVTIVRPSHTYNGTKPPVAVHGDKGNWQILKRILDGKPVIIPGDGSSLWTLTHSKDFAKGYVGLMANPHAIGNAFHITTDESMTWNQIYQTIADALGKPLNALHVASDFLAKHSDHYDFRGELLGDKAATVVFDNSKIKRLVPDFICHISMADGLRQAVHYMLSHPETQTPDPEFDSWCDRIANAISAADKAF, translated from the coding sequence ATGAAAGCATTATTCATTGGAGGAACGGGTACTATCAGTACAGATGTAGTTGCATTGGCGCAACAGAGAGGGTGGGAGATTACTCTCCTTAACCGCGGCTCAAAAAAAATGCCGGAAGGAATTCACAGTATCATTGCGGATATTAATGATGAAGAAGCTGTGGCAAAAGCCATCGCACTTGAACATTACGATGTGGTTGCGCAATTCATCGGTTATACGGCAGAAGACGTAAAGCGTGATATCCGCCTGTTTCAGAATAAAACGCGGCAATACATCTTTATCAGCAGTGCCTCTGCCTATCAAAAGCCATTAACCGATTATCGCATTACCGAAAGCACCCCTCTGGTCAATCCCTACTGGCAGTATTCCAGAAACAAGATAGAAGCGGAAGAAGTATTGATGTCAGCCTACCGGACAAGTGGCTTTCCGGTGACCATCGTTCGTCCCAGCCATACCTATAACGGAACCAAACCTCCCGTAGCCGTACATGGAGATAAGGGAAACTGGCAGATTCTCAAACGGATTCTTGACGGAAAACCTGTCATTATTCCCGGTGATGGCTCCTCTTTGTGGACACTGACTCACTCCAAAGATTTTGCCAAAGGCTATGTCGGACTGATGGCGAATCCACATGCCATTGGGAACGCTTTTCATATCACTACCGATGAAAGTATGACTTGGAATCAGATTTACCAGACAATCGCCGATGCGTTAGGCAAACCTCTGAACGCATTGCACGTAGCATCCGATTTCCTTGCCAAACATAGCGATCATTATGATTTCAGGGGGGAACTCTTAGGAGATAAAGCGGCTACGGTTGTTTTCGATAATTCGAAGATAAAGCGGCTCGTCCCAGATTTTATATGCCATATCTCTATGGCGGACGGATTGCGGCAAGCTGTACATTATATGCTTTCTCATCCGGAAACTCAAACACCCGATCCGGAATTTGATTCGTGGTGTGACCGTATAGCCAATGCAATCAGTGCGGCAGACAAAGCCTTCTGA
- a CDS encoding helix-turn-helix domain-containing protein, which produces MDEITKIETVDQYDQLFGLETLHPLVNVIDFSKATKSVEYIRMNIGFYCLFLKDAKCGDLTYGRKNYDYQEGTVVCMAPGQVSGIDNRNRTAPRTKSIGVLFHPDLIRGTSLGQNIKNYTFFSYEVNEALHLSDQEREIVTDCIHKIRLELEHTIDKHSKQLIVRNIELLLDYCMRFYERQFITRNQANKDIVVKFEQLLDEYFQNQVAMTEGLPSVKYFADKACLSPNYFGDLIKKETGKTAQEYIQCRIIELAKERILEGVQTVSQVAYELGFQYPQHFSRLFKKHVGCTPNEYKQKN; this is translated from the coding sequence ATGGATGAAATAACAAAAATTGAAACCGTCGATCAGTATGACCAGTTGTTTGGACTGGAGACATTGCACCCTTTAGTTAATGTAATCGACTTCTCAAAAGCTACCAAGTCGGTTGAGTATATCCGTATGAACATCGGATTCTATTGTCTGTTCCTGAAAGATGCCAAATGCGGGGATCTCACATACGGACGTAAGAATTACGATTATCAGGAAGGAACGGTTGTCTGTATGGCACCGGGACAAGTGAGCGGAATAGACAACCGTAACCGAACGGCTCCCCGTACCAAGTCGATTGGGGTTTTATTCCACCCCGATTTAATCCGTGGAACTTCATTAGGACAGAATATCAAAAACTATACTTTTTTCTCTTACGAGGTAAATGAGGCATTGCATCTTTCAGATCAGGAAAGAGAAATCGTAACCGATTGCATACATAAAATCCGGCTCGAACTGGAGCATACTATCGACAAGCATAGCAAGCAACTTATCGTACGGAATATCGAACTGCTATTGGATTACTGTATGCGTTTCTACGAACGGCAGTTCATTACACGCAATCAGGCGAATAAAGATATAGTCGTTAAATTCGAGCAATTACTGGACGAATATTTCCAAAATCAGGTGGCAATGACCGAAGGACTGCCATCCGTGAAATACTTTGCAGACAAGGCATGCCTCTCTCCTAATTATTTCGGGGACCTGATAAAGAAGGAAACCGGAAAAACTGCACAGGAATATATCCAGTGCCGGATTATCGAACTGGCCAAAGAAAGAATACTGGAAGGTGTTCAAACTGTCAGCCAGGTAGCTTATGAACTGGGATTTCAATATCCACAGCACTTCAGTCGGTTATTTAAAAAGCATGTCGGCTGCACCCCGAACGAATATAAACAAAAAAACTAG
- a CDS encoding helix-turn-helix domain-containing protein, which translates to MGDKVLKIGTVHQCNCCLGSKTLHPLVSVIDLSKADLSAHTGIKFDFYTILLSECKCEAYMYGHQYYDFSDGTLLFLSPGESINMKENSKNFPSKGWILAFHPDLICGTPLGLNIHNYTFFSYLPEEALHISLREKQIILEFMDKINQELERCIDRHSKKIVSKYIELLLDYCIRFYERQFITRNEANKTIIKQFDKIINNHFETKQVPTVDILSHKYCANLLHLSPEYFNDLLKYETGKSFKEYIEFKRFEIAKDWLVNTDKTINQITQELGFQNPQYFSRLFKKITGCSPNDFRIPN; encoded by the coding sequence ATGGGAGATAAAGTACTCAAAATAGGAACCGTGCATCAATGCAATTGTTGCCTGGGGAGTAAGACACTACACCCGCTGGTAAGTGTCATCGATCTCTCAAAGGCTGACTTGTCAGCTCATACGGGCATCAAGTTCGACTTTTATACGATTCTATTGAGTGAGTGTAAATGTGAAGCGTATATGTATGGTCACCAGTATTATGATTTTTCGGATGGTACTTTGCTCTTCCTTAGTCCCGGAGAGTCTATCAATATGAAGGAAAACAGTAAGAATTTTCCTTCCAAAGGATGGATATTGGCTTTTCATCCCGATCTGATTTGTGGCACTCCGCTCGGACTTAATATACATAACTATACTTTCTTCTCTTATCTGCCTGAAGAAGCATTACATATATCTTTGCGCGAGAAGCAAATCATTCTGGAGTTTATGGATAAAATAAACCAGGAACTCGAACGTTGCATTGACCGACATAGCAAGAAGATAGTTTCCAAGTATATAGAACTATTGCTGGATTACTGTATCCGTTTCTACGAACGCCAATTCATTACACGTAATGAAGCGAATAAAACGATTATCAAACAATTCGATAAAATCATAAATAACCATTTTGAAACGAAACAGGTACCGACTGTCGATATACTTTCACATAAGTATTGTGCGAACCTGCTTCATTTGTCTCCTGAATATTTCAACGACTTACTGAAGTATGAAACGGGGAAATCATTTAAAGAGTATATCGAGTTCAAACGCTTCGAGATTGCCAAAGATTGGTTGGTGAATACTGATAAAACAATCAATCAGATAACGCAAGAGCTGGGTTTTCAGAATCCACAGTATTTCAGCCGGTTATTTAAGAAAATCACAGGTTGTTCTCCGAATGATTTCAGGATACCTAATTGA